One window of the Cardiocondyla obscurior isolate alpha-2009 linkage group LG05, Cobs3.1, whole genome shotgun sequence genome contains the following:
- the Snrk gene encoding serine/threonine-protein kinase par-1: MNRRVGYSNYDGKIAGLYDLEETLGRGHFAVVKLARHVFTGEKVAVKVIDKSKLDEVSRAHLFQEVRCMKLVQHPNVVRLYEVIDTQTKLYLILELGDGGDLYDYIMRHDSGLSEEVARTYFRQIVRAISYCHRLHVVHRDLKPENVVFFEKLGTVKLTDFGFSNRFCPGQKLETSCGSLAYSAPEILLGDSYDAPAVDVWSLGVILYMLVCGQAPFQEANDSETLTMIMDCKYSIPSHVSDGCKRLIARMLVRQPEGRASLEEIAADPWLAIGSDSDTMETLPLVSRQQVSDDHHNHIITKMVNGNIATKEEILDALDKNEYNHITATYFLLAERKLRAHRQEQMQKTRPEALDVSSNRQDDLTSNLRADDNSLNTTNQSLLTVPRTPGDIPQNVRTRKCSIVQEEEDEDDVSSCSGRDERGSNSALNSFNRRGSRSEGKLSHILQERLSQLPEKPGTKPVSGQRHPHQKEDTVIAESSHRGERLKQTSRNEKDNKTSSPVHLKRTDKVQTGNVLLEKLPVTPRITMTCEENLKNRLSGANSPSSGWAAKKATSTEARPKSVTECLKSTGPIPANKWRMGAQHHRFSVPLTESSSVISSKPSDVPATTTTTTKTLHESSTVSIPLHPIMDNQVTLTPKYKTMPSPSGNPSATQLTLNEILEDGDGTQASVNSTECGDSTAKCRVVRRTAYEQRRSKFHKTRTTSCSSSDASDDDSESRKKRAHKLGASTGKPLPPRRDSHDDSSDSQDPGGSAGGRGGVGGGGSGVSNGEHTTDTPTTTESNRNDSGSGTNTTNTSTTNGGGRHRCTENQVMFGRRHRAGRRRAGETRLRESQSLNRITEVQEAEAPLSCHNHCHVSRNSGVIGTQNVSSSSSVSQNSTASQHNVVPPVSQMATTTVQKAKGLGARLLQSWSLGAGKSFIPQSSKQSARSPDGKNNNYQRQSDDCQTNSGASNERRGDHKCSSQTTCNDKENRGNGSINPNQCKNKKIRLLSRYFAVHKKLCVPLPGIFGKGRLYKARSCGSITRDRVSPPSPKSMLLVEDKWRERRQWCDAATKQHRGSDGDINQNLGLSHLVQENIGKGCAGMPNVCHIHLGDASKCCRLC; the protein is encoded by the exons ATGAATCGAAGAGTGGGATACAGCAATTACGATGGCAAGATCGCCGGGCTTTACGATTTGGAGGAGACCCTTGGCCGCGGTCACTTTGCTGTGGTGAAGTTAGCACGACACGTTTTCACCGGTGAGAAGGTCGCAGTAAAGGTGATCGACAAGAGTAAGCTCGACGAGGTATCACGGGCTCATCTCTTTCAAGAG GTGCGGTGTATGAAGCTGGTGCAGCATCCCAATGTAGTACGGCTGTACGAGGTGATAGATACACAGACCAAGCTATACTTAATTCTAGAACTCGGCGATGGCGGGGATCTCTACGATTACATCATGCGCCACGACAGCGGCCTCAGCGAAGAG gtggCCAGAACTTACTTTCGGCAGATAGTTCGGGCCATATCGTATTGCCATCGTTTACACGTAGTGCACAGGGATTTAAAACCTGAAAACGTTGTGTTCTTCGAAAAGCTCGGTACGGTAAAGCTTACGGACTTCGGGTTTAGCAATAGATTCTGCCCTGGTCAGAAGCTTGAGACTTCGTGTGGCTCATTAGCGTACTCCGCTCCAGAGATACTACTTGGCGATAGTTATGATGCCCCGGCAGTAg ATGTTTGGTCGTTAGGTGTAATACTGTACATGTTAGTATGTGGTCAAGCACCATTTCAAGAGGCGAACGACAGCGAGACATTAACGATGATTATGGACTGCAAGTATTCGATCCCGTCGCACGTGTCCGACGGTTGCAAACGGCTGATTGCGAGGATGCTCGTGCGGCAACCTGAGGGTAGAGCGTCTCTAGAAGAAATCGCCGCGGATCCATGGCTGGCGATCGGTTCTGACTCGGACACGATGGAAACGCTGCCGCTCGTGTCGCGCCAACAAGTCTCCGACGACCATCACAATCACATAATTACCAAAATGGTTAACGGTAACATCGCTACCAAGGAAGAGATATTGGA CGCGCTCGACAAGAATGAGTACAACCACATCACCGCGACGTATTTTTTACTGGCCGAAAGAAAATTGCGCGCTCATCGACAAGAACAGATGCAGAAAACTCGGCCAGAAGCTCTAGATGTTTCCTCAAA TCGGCAAGATGATCTAACCTCAAATCTACGCGCGGACGACAACTCTTTAAATACTACGAACCAGTCGTTATTGACCGTGCCACGGACACCTGGCGATATACCGCAG AACGTGCGAACGCGCAAATGCAGCATTGttcaagaagaagaagatgaagaCGACGTTTCCTCGTGTTCTGGCCGCGACGAACGTGGCAGTAATTCGGCtctaaattcttttaatcgtCGCGGTTCTCGCTCCGAGGGCAAACTTTCGCATATTTTGCAAGAACGATTATCGCAGCTTCCAGAGAAGCCCGGTACGAAGCCCGTATCAGGCCAACGGCATCCGCACCAAAAAGAGGATACCGTCATTGCCGAATCATCGCATAGGGGAGAAAGACTGAAGCAGACTTCGAGAAACGAGAAGGATAACAAGACGTCGTCGCCGGTGCATCTAAAAAGAACAGATAAAGTCCAAACGGGTAATGTACTCTTGGAGAAATTGCCTGTAACTCCACGGATTACCATGACGTGCGAGGAAAATCTGAAAAATCGATTGAGTGGCGCAAACTCTCCGTCGAGCGGATGGGCAGCTAAAAAAGCCACCAGCACGGAAGCCAGACCAAAATCGGTGACGGAATGTCTAAAATCGACTGGACCAATACCGGCGAACAAATGGAGAATGGGTGCTCAGCATCATCGGTTCAGCGTACCGCTCACGGAATCCTCGTCGGTGATTTCCTCAAAACCGTCCGATGTACCTGCGACAACGACGACTACTACTAAAACACTGCACGAATCGTCGACTGTCTCGATACCACTTCATCCGATTATGGACAATCAAGTAACGTTAACACCTAAATACAAAACGATGCCATCGCCCAGCGGCAATCCGTCTGCGACACAACTCACGCTCAATGAAATTCTGGAAGACGGCGATGGCACGCAGGCATCGGTGAATTCCACAGAATGCGGAGATTCGACGGCTAAATGTCGCGTTGTTAGGCGAACAGCGTATGAACAACGGAGAAGCAAGTTTCATAAGACACGTACGACTTCCTGCTCGAGCTCGGACGCTAGCGACGACGACAGCGAGAGTAGGAAAAAAAGGGCGCACAAACTCGGCGCGTCTACAGGCAAACCTTTGCCTCCGAGACGTGACAGTCACGACGACTCGAGCGATTCGCAGGATCCAGGAGGAAGTGCCGGTGGACGAGGAGGAGTTGGCGGAGGTGGAAGCGGAGTGAGCAACGGTGAGCACACAACGGATACACCGACGACAACTGAGAGCAATCGAAACGACAGTGGTAGCGGCACTAATACGACAAACACGAGTACAACGAACGGCGGAGGACGGCATCGGTGCACCGAGAACCAGGTAATGTTTGGCAGGAGACATCGCGCTGGTAGGAGAAGAGCTGGCGAGACGCGATTGCGTGAGAGCCAGTCACTGAATCGTATTACCGAGGTTCAGGAAGCCGAGGCACCCTTGTCCTGTCACAATCATTGTCACGTATCGCGCAATTCGGGTGTAATTGGCACACAGAATGtttcatcatcatcgtcggtATCGCAAAATAGCACGGCTTCTCAGCACAATGTTGTTCCACCTGTGTCACAAATGGCAACTACCACAGTACAGAAGGCTAAGGGCCTCGGTGCGAGGCTGTTGCAAAGCTGGTCGCTCGGCGCTGGAAAATCTTTTATTCCGCAAAGTTCAAAGCAATCCGCTCGCAGTCCTGACggaaaaaataacaattatcaAAGGCAATCGGACGATTGTCAGACAAACAGTGGTGCGAGCAATGAGCGTCGTGGCGATCACAAGTGCTCGAGTCAGACAACCTGCAACGACAAGGAAAATCGTGGTAATGGTTCGATAAATCCAAATCAGTGTAAGAACAAAAAGATTCGGTTGTTGAGTCGTTATTTTGCCGTGCACAAGAAACTTTGCGTGCCACTGCCGGGCATTTTTGGTAAGGGGCGTCTCTATAAAGCTCGTTCGTGCGGCAGCATCACTCGTGATCGTGTGAGTCCACCGTCGCCTAAGTCAATGCTGTTGGTCGAGGATAAGTGGCGGGAACGTCGTCAGTGGTGTGACGCCGCAACAAAGCAGCACCGCGGTAGCGACGGTGATATTAATCAGAATCTAGGCCTCTCGCATCTTGTGCAAGAAAATATCGGTAAGGGCTGTGCCGGTATGCCCAACGTGTGCCACATTCATCTCGGAGACGCTTCCAAGTGTTGTAGGCTTTGTTGA